One part of the Gemmatimonadota bacterium genome encodes these proteins:
- a CDS encoding Coenzyme F420 hydrogenase/dehydrogenase, beta subunit C-terminal domain yields the protein MSPGVAERVTAGAGFATLRRDVVEPGLCTRCGTCVGVCPKDAVRFEDPLGLCLPVADEAACVDCDAPCLTGCPGADVDFPELNRWLFGGPPQDYLLGHTTAFHVGHATDPEIRAGAASGGVITAVLEHLLQSGEIAGVACLIDDPDRPLLPRPVIATDVETLRAAQQSKYTLTPVNTVLAEIAAFGKPVAFVGLPDQVQSIRKLQVAGHPSVAHIKLIVGSFCGAVNHFSSVREFVRKHGVEDLDQIERIEYRAGAWPGTMRVTLKDGRRLELAKFYANYMNLFYVVERSLFCVDLSNELADISAGDAWAPRYESRHEGFSLVITRTEAGRRALETSRAAGVIELEETDRADALVMHSHGLFNKKIAVWSRLDLRELLGRPAPDYHYRAVVTTRSRVVGAAIALVYEVGQTRWARFLMNLLPLEFTGKAFAAVRKRWRKQTRPGRSGTLQTYDVIERPGQA from the coding sequence ATGAGTCCGGGGGTCGCCGAGCGCGTGACCGCCGGCGCGGGCTTCGCCACGCTGCGCCGCGATGTGGTCGAGCCTGGGCTGTGCACCCGCTGTGGGACCTGCGTGGGCGTGTGCCCCAAGGACGCGGTCCGTTTCGAGGATCCGCTGGGCCTCTGCCTGCCGGTGGCCGACGAGGCCGCCTGCGTGGACTGCGACGCCCCCTGCCTGACCGGCTGCCCGGGCGCGGACGTGGACTTCCCGGAGCTCAACCGCTGGCTGTTCGGCGGGCCCCCGCAGGACTACCTGCTCGGACACACCACGGCCTTCCACGTCGGTCACGCCACGGACCCGGAGATCCGGGCCGGCGCGGCCAGCGGAGGCGTCATCACCGCGGTGCTCGAGCACCTGCTCCAGAGCGGGGAGATCGCGGGGGTGGCCTGCCTGATCGACGATCCCGACCGGCCCCTGCTGCCGCGCCCGGTGATCGCGACGGACGTGGAGACGCTGCGCGCGGCGCAGCAGAGCAAGTACACGCTCACGCCGGTCAACACCGTGCTCGCGGAGATCGCCGCGTTCGGGAAGCCCGTCGCGTTCGTGGGCCTGCCCGACCAGGTGCAGTCCATCCGCAAGCTGCAGGTGGCCGGCCACCCGTCGGTCGCCCACATCAAGCTGATCGTGGGCTCGTTCTGCGGCGCGGTGAACCACTTCTCGTCCGTCCGCGAATTCGTGCGCAAGCACGGCGTCGAGGACCTGGACCAGATCGAGCGCATCGAGTACCGGGCCGGCGCCTGGCCCGGCACCATGCGGGTGACGTTGAAGGACGGACGGCGCCTGGAGCTGGCCAAGTTCTACGCCAACTACATGAACCTCTTCTACGTGGTGGAGCGCTCGCTCTTCTGCGTGGACCTGAGCAACGAGCTGGCGGACATCTCCGCCGGGGACGCCTGGGCACCGCGCTACGAGAGCCGCCACGAGGGCTTCTCGCTGGTCATCACCCGCACGGAGGCGGGGCGGCGTGCGCTCGAGACCTCGCGGGCCGCGGGCGTCATCGAGCTGGAGGAGACGGACCGCGCCGACGCGCTGGTCATGCACTCGCACGGCCTGTTCAACAAGAAGATCGCGGTCTGGTCCCGGCTGGACCTGCGCGAGCTGCTGGGTCGACCCGCCCCGGACTACCACTACCGCGCGGTGGTGACCACGCGCTCGCGGGTGGTCGGCGCCGCCATCGCCCTGGTCTACGAGGTGGGGCAGACGCGCTGGGCGCGCTTCCTGATGAACCTCCTGCCGCTGGAATTCACGGGCAAGGCATTCGCGGCCGTCCGCAAGCGCTGGCGCAAGCAGACCCGGCCCGGCCGCAGCGGCACGCTCCAGACCTACGACGTCATCGAGCGTCCGGGGCAGGCCTGA